A genomic stretch from Antarcticibacterium flavum includes:
- a CDS encoding PAS domain-containing protein → MVDYLQVFNSLPLPCLLLEPGRETFFIAGANLAFQNKTGISESDLSGRQVREIWAKESRDKNSYGYRLTSTLNKVIQTGRPSILEAGSSEILPDTETAMGKKNWQIENIPVTGEKDVVQYILQILHDTTSEVFRNKERTFNEEDLDYNLEQARYFINQNPDGLYSLDREGKFLSVNDGLVNMAEFSESELLEMTFLPFCAPHHREFVLDHFNRVIHGEHQQFEADFITRTGKQIVLEVTLAPMEIEGKLAGAYGIAKDISRQHRAEETVRHQKNELLQSEKKFKALVQEGSDLTAILDEEGNYKFVSASTKRILGISPVHFIGKNAFDFIHPEDQDRVQAKFSKMGDQKQMEIAPYRFRDGQNKWRWIRATVTNLLDEPAIQGFVANSSDVTESVVNADRLEQLYQRYRLAASATGDLIYDWDLEADKVKRYFDGRDKLFGYTEAQVDQKHFWKEHIHPEELEEIKNTLNSTLANPEAHTIKTRYRFRRANGTYAQIIDRGHIVRDEQGKALSIIGATNDVSELTEKQEALEISNKRFSYAMKATKEMIWDWDISNDMIKRSKAFKKAYSYQTREDTVYNSWYDKIHPKDRERVITSINYALDNTDIQKWRQEYRLITNPGEKSHVVDRGYILRDDKGKAIRMVGALLDVTESRRLMKNIKKQNKVLKEIAWEQAHIVRAPLVRLKGLMQLLDAECYELWTRDCLLEKMQETVEEMDDIIKGIIHKTEEIESEG, encoded by the coding sequence ATGGTCGATTATTTACAGGTTTTTAATTCCTTACCTCTACCCTGCCTGCTACTTGAGCCCGGCAGGGAAACTTTTTTTATAGCAGGCGCAAATTTGGCTTTCCAGAATAAGACAGGAATATCAGAAAGCGACCTTTCCGGCAGGCAAGTCCGGGAGATCTGGGCGAAGGAAAGCAGGGATAAAAACTCTTACGGCTACCGCCTCACCTCCACCCTGAATAAGGTTATACAAACCGGCAGGCCTTCTATTTTGGAGGCTGGATCTTCTGAAATTCTACCTGATACAGAAACTGCAATGGGTAAAAAAAACTGGCAGATCGAAAATATTCCGGTAACAGGTGAAAAAGATGTGGTTCAATATATATTGCAGATCCTGCACGATACTACTTCAGAAGTTTTTAGAAATAAGGAACGCACTTTCAATGAGGAGGATTTAGACTATAACCTGGAACAGGCAAGGTATTTTATCAACCAAAATCCAGATGGACTATATTCCCTGGACAGGGAGGGGAAGTTTTTAAGTGTGAATGACGGTCTCGTGAATATGGCAGAATTTTCTGAATCAGAGCTTTTGGAGATGACCTTCTTGCCATTTTGTGCACCCCATCACAGGGAGTTCGTGTTAGATCATTTTAACAGGGTAATTCATGGAGAACATCAACAGTTTGAGGCAGATTTCATTACCCGTACAGGTAAGCAAATTGTGCTTGAAGTAACTCTGGCTCCTATGGAGATTGAAGGTAAACTCGCAGGTGCTTATGGTATTGCCAAGGACATTTCCAGGCAACACAGGGCTGAAGAAACGGTACGCCATCAAAAAAATGAACTGTTGCAAAGTGAAAAAAAATTCAAGGCCTTAGTACAGGAAGGATCTGACCTTACAGCAATCCTCGATGAGGAAGGAAACTACAAATTTGTAAGTGCAAGCACAAAAAGAATACTTGGGATCTCCCCCGTTCATTTTATCGGTAAAAATGCTTTTGATTTTATTCATCCGGAGGATCAAGACCGGGTTCAAGCAAAATTTAGTAAAATGGGTGACCAAAAGCAAATGGAAATTGCCCCTTACAGGTTCAGGGATGGTCAAAATAAATGGCGCTGGATTAGAGCTACCGTTACCAATTTATTGGATGAACCCGCCATCCAGGGATTTGTTGCAAATTCATCTGATGTTACAGAAAGCGTTGTAAATGCCGATAGGCTCGAACAGCTTTACCAGCGTTACCGGCTTGCTGCAAGTGCTACAGGTGACCTCATTTACGACTGGGACCTGGAAGCAGATAAGGTGAAGCGGTATTTTGATGGCAGGGATAAACTCTTTGGTTATACTGAAGCCCAGGTAGACCAGAAACATTTTTGGAAAGAACATATACATCCTGAAGAACTGGAGGAGATAAAGAATACGCTGAATTCCACCCTCGCAAATCCCGAGGCTCACACCATTAAGACCCGGTACAGGTTTCGTAGGGCAAATGGCACCTATGCCCAGATTATAGACCGGGGCCATATCGTAAGGGATGAACAGGGAAAGGCATTAAGCATTATAGGTGCAACCAATGATGTAAGTGAACTTACAGAGAAGCAGGAGGCGCTTGAGATCTCAAACAAGAGATTTAGCTATGCAATGAAGGCGACCAAGGAAATGATTTGGGACTGGGATATTTCCAACGATATGATAAAGAGGAGTAAAGCCTTTAAAAAAGCCTATTCTTACCAAACCCGGGAAGATACTGTCTATAACTCATGGTATGACAAAATCCATCCAAAGGATCGGGAAAGAGTGATAACCTCAATAAATTATGCCCTCGACAATACAGATATCCAAAAATGGAGACAGGAATACAGGCTTATAACCAATCCCGGGGAAAAATCTCATGTGGTTGACAGGGGCTATATCCTGAGGGATGACAAAGGAAAAGCTATAAGAATGGTAGGTGCCTTGCTTGATGTAACCGAGTCCAGGAGGTTGATGAAAAACATTAAAAAGCAAAATAAAGTTCTAAAAGAGATCGCCTGGGAGCAGGCTCATATAGTGAGGGCGCCGCTGGTGAGGCTAAAAGGCCTTATGCAACTGCTGGATGCCGAATGTTATGAGCTATGGACCAGGGATTGCCTGCTGGAAAAGATGCAGGAGACCGTAGAGGAAATGGACGATATTATCAAAGGAATTATTCATAAGACAGAGGAAATTGAGAGTGAGGGATAA
- a CDS encoding response regulator: MRDKYLQTIIVDDDQVIGQMQLFMLKKMGIEDPRFFLDGKGILDYLDSEENTGQEFFILLDLNMPGMNGWDFLEAIKDKPYAYKLHIVIVTSSLFRDDIKRSKNYPRVIGYFQKSLSVQEFKEIIALQEEIPVPKD; the protein is encoded by the coding sequence GTGAGGGATAAGTACTTACAAACCATCATAGTAGATGATGACCAGGTTATAGGCCAAATGCAGCTCTTTATGCTTAAGAAGATGGGTATTGAAGATCCCAGGTTCTTTCTGGATGGGAAGGGAATATTGGACTACCTGGATTCAGAAGAGAACACAGGTCAGGAATTTTTCATACTTCTCGATCTTAACATGCCCGGGATGAATGGTTGGGACTTTCTGGAAGCAATAAAAGATAAACCCTATGCTTATAAGCTGCACATAGTTATAGTCACCTCCTCCTTATTCAGGGATGATATTAAACGCTCCAAAAATTATCCCCGGGTCATTGGCTATTTTCAAAAATCATTAAGTGTGCAGGAATTTAAGGAGATCATAGCCCTACAGGAAGAGATCCCGGTTCCAAAAGATTAA
- a CDS encoding aminopeptidase P N-terminal domain-containing protein, which produces MRTLFTLFFSLIIIIISHAQEDLPADYLSAQFHKDRREALREQMPPNSVAVFFANAVRNRANDVDYIYHQDPDFYYLTGYKEPHAVLVIFSEDQKSKNGEVYNEMLYVQEKNPQAEQWNGYRLGTEGAKEKLGFVQVYNGKEFLKSGIDFTTFDEVLFKGFADDYRDNPRDPADLFSLVESFKQQTGYYLEESEDGATTAIDKELKTGGSLPVKRANLDNRSVRRYMAKLRQIKTEEELGLLKKAVRISAMGQREVMKAMHPGMSEREIQGIHEYVYKKYGSEYEGYPSIVGGGHNGCVLHYIENNKTKVGDDLVLMDLGAEYHGYTADVTRTIPANGKFNPEQKAIYDLVYEAQEAGIAASVVGNPFRSTDAAARKVINEGLVKLGIAKDETDARQYFPHGTSHHIGLDVHDPGLGENFEPNMVITVEPGIYIPEGSNCDPKWYGIAVRIEDDILITENGPVNLSAEAPRRAEEIEALMKEKSPLEAFVLPQLD; this is translated from the coding sequence ATGAGAACCTTGTTCACCCTTTTCTTCAGCTTAATAATTATTATCATCTCCCACGCTCAGGAAGATCTGCCTGCCGATTATCTTTCAGCTCAATTCCATAAGGATAGACGGGAAGCCCTTCGGGAACAAATGCCGCCAAATTCTGTTGCGGTTTTCTTTGCCAATGCCGTGAGAAACCGGGCCAATGATGTGGATTATATCTACCACCAGGATCCCGATTTCTATTATTTAACAGGATATAAGGAGCCGCATGCGGTACTGGTCATTTTTTCTGAGGATCAAAAAAGTAAAAATGGCGAGGTCTATAATGAGATGCTTTATGTGCAGGAAAAAAATCCGCAGGCAGAGCAGTGGAACGGCTACAGGTTGGGAACAGAAGGGGCGAAGGAAAAGCTTGGTTTTGTACAGGTTTATAATGGCAAGGAATTCCTAAAATCTGGTATAGATTTTACAACTTTTGATGAAGTGTTGTTCAAAGGTTTTGCCGATGACTACAGGGACAATCCACGGGATCCTGCCGATCTTTTTAGCCTTGTAGAATCTTTCAAACAACAAACAGGATATTACCTTGAAGAAAGTGAAGATGGAGCCACTACGGCTATTGATAAGGAGCTGAAAACAGGTGGGAGTTTGCCGGTGAAAAGAGCAAACCTTGACAATAGAAGTGTAAGGCGGTATATGGCAAAGCTGCGGCAAATAAAAACCGAAGAAGAACTGGGGCTGCTTAAAAAAGCAGTACGAATATCGGCTATGGGACAGCGGGAGGTGATGAAGGCCATGCACCCCGGGATGAGCGAGCGCGAGATACAGGGGATTCATGAATACGTCTATAAAAAATATGGCAGTGAATATGAAGGTTATCCCAGCATTGTTGGAGGTGGCCATAATGGCTGCGTGCTGCATTATATTGAGAATAATAAAACAAAAGTAGGCGATGACCTTGTACTTATGGATTTGGGGGCTGAGTACCATGGTTACACGGCAGATGTGACCCGTACCATCCCTGCCAATGGAAAGTTCAACCCGGAACAAAAGGCAATTTACGACCTGGTCTATGAGGCACAGGAGGCGGGAATTGCAGCCTCTGTGGTTGGGAACCCATTTCGCTCCACGGATGCGGCTGCAAGAAAGGTTATTAATGAAGGCTTAGTTAAACTGGGTATTGCGAAGGATGAAACCGATGCACGCCAGTATTTTCCTCATGGGACCTCACATCATATTGGCCTGGATGTTCACGACCCTGGACTGGGAGAGAATTTTGAACCTAATATGGTGATCACGGTGGAGCCGGGGATCTATATTCCTGAAGGGAGTAATTGTGACCCTAAATGGTATGGAATTGCAGTAAGGATCGAAGATGATATACTTATTACTGAGAATGGCCCGGTAAACCTTTCAGCTGAAGCACCACGACGGGCAGAGGAGATCGAAGCGCTAATGAAGGAAAAAAGTCCCTTGGAAGCTTTCGTATTGCCACAACTGGACTAA
- a CDS encoding FAD binding domain-containing protein, translated as MRPFKYTGAKNTEEALQAANSNEDAHYLGGGTNLLDLMKEDVERPDELIEVASLDYKNITSNENGGLTLGAMLNNSETANHREVRTQYPLLSMAMLSAASAQLRNMATNGGNLLQRTRCPYFYETSMPCNKREPGTGCGALNGMNALHAIFGWSDKCVAVHPSDMCVALAAIGATVEVLQPDGSSRMIEFTDFHRLPGDQPEKDTNLLPGELITAIHLPEPVFADHYYYLKIRERASYAFALVSVAAGLQIKDGVITRAGLALGSVAHKPWKLTEVETYLTGKKPNQENFEAAAGLAMKDAKPLEDNKYKVEMAAKGIVRALTMAYERKA; from the coding sequence ATGAGACCATTCAAATATACCGGTGCTAAGAATACAGAGGAAGCTTTGCAGGCGGCAAACTCCAATGAAGATGCCCACTATTTAGGGGGAGGTACAAATTTGCTCGACCTAATGAAGGAGGATGTGGAGCGTCCCGATGAGCTTATCGAGGTTGCAAGTCTGGATTATAAGAATATAACTTCAAATGAAAACGGCGGATTAACATTGGGTGCTATGCTCAATAATTCTGAAACTGCCAATCACCGGGAAGTCCGTACCCAATATCCTTTGTTGTCCATGGCGATGCTTTCGGCGGCCTCAGCACAACTTCGCAATATGGCGACCAACGGCGGCAACTTGTTACAGCGTACCCGTTGCCCTTATTTTTACGAAACCTCGATGCCCTGCAATAAAAGGGAGCCGGGCACAGGATGCGGAGCTTTAAATGGCATGAATGCTTTGCACGCCATCTTTGGGTGGAGCGATAAGTGTGTCGCAGTGCATCCATCAGATATGTGTGTGGCATTGGCAGCGATTGGGGCTACAGTAGAAGTACTGCAACCCGATGGCTCTTCAAGAATGATCGAATTTACAGACTTTCACCGTTTACCGGGAGACCAGCCGGAAAAAGATACCAACCTTTTGCCGGGAGAATTGATCACTGCTATTCACCTGCCGGAACCTGTATTTGCAGACCACTATTATTACTTAAAAATCCGTGAGCGGGCGAGTTATGCTTTCGCTTTGGTTTCTGTAGCGGCGGGTTTACAAATTAAGGACGGAGTGATCACCAGAGCCGGACTTGCATTGGGCAGCGTGGCCCATAAACCCTGGAAGTTAACAGAGGTGGAAACTTACCTTACCGGAAAAAAACCTAATCAGGAAAACTTTGAGGCCGCGGCCGGACTTGCTATGAAAGACGCAAAACCGCTTGAAGACAATAAGTATAAAGTAGAAATGGCTGCAAAGGGAATTGTCAGGGCATTAACCATGGCATACGAAAGAAAAGCATAA
- a CDS encoding 2Fe-2S iron-sulfur cluster-binding protein, with product MGKDKEKPQSYNLSEDEENILDQLGLKDGTSRRKFLKQISAASISVYASSFFTNELFANTMKNLPDNPGVLLNEVKVNLRVNKMVKPLTLDSRTTLLDALRERLALTGSKKGCDHGQCGACTVLIDGKRKLSCLTLAATCENKEITTIEGLVQEGELHPMQEAFLKHDGFQCGYCTPGQICSSVALLEEAENGDASYVTENFKNFKTGLKLSEEEIRERMSGNICRCGAYNNIVQAFKEVHSGGDEMPTWEFATKEQMDKAKNS from the coding sequence ATGGGAAAAGACAAAGAAAAACCACAGTCTTACAATTTATCTGAAGATGAAGAGAATATCCTGGATCAACTGGGACTAAAAGACGGAACCTCCCGTAGAAAATTCCTTAAACAAATTTCAGCAGCAAGCATAAGTGTTTATGCTTCTTCTTTTTTTACTAATGAGTTATTTGCAAATACAATGAAAAATCTGCCTGATAACCCCGGGGTTCTTCTCAATGAAGTAAAAGTGAACCTGCGGGTAAATAAAATGGTAAAACCATTGACCCTGGATTCCCGTACTACCCTGCTCGATGCCCTACGAGAAAGATTAGCTCTTACAGGATCTAAAAAAGGATGTGACCACGGCCAGTGTGGTGCCTGTACGGTACTAATAGATGGCAAACGTAAACTTTCGTGCCTTACGCTCGCAGCCACCTGTGAGAACAAGGAGATCACAACTATTGAAGGTTTAGTGCAAGAGGGGGAACTTCACCCTATGCAGGAGGCTTTTTTGAAACATGATGGCTTTCAATGTGGGTACTGTACCCCCGGACAGATCTGTTCTTCAGTAGCACTTCTGGAAGAAGCTGAAAATGGGGATGCGAGTTATGTTACCGAAAATTTTAAAAATTTCAAAACCGGGTTAAAACTTTCCGAAGAAGAGATCAGGGAAAGAATGTCTGGAAATATTTGCCGCTGCGGTGCCTATAACAACATTGTGCAGGCTTTTAAAGAAGTACATTCCGGTGGCGACGAAATGCCAACCTGGGAATTTGCTACAAAGGAGCAAATGGACAAGGCAAAGAATTCTTAA